The Fictibacillus arsenicus genome contains a region encoding:
- the pyk gene encoding pyruvate kinase, with protein sequence MRKTKIVCTIGPASESIDKLKDLMNAGMNVSRLNFSHGDFDEHGQRIKNIREASKELGKTVAILLDTKGPEIRTQTLEGGVAELVAGNELIISMEEVIGNDKKISVTYPGLVEDVEVGSRILLDDGLIELEVMEIGSKELTTKILNSGTLKNKKGVNVPNVSVKLPGITDKDAKDIEFGIQQGVDFIAASFVRRATDVLEIREILDRHQANHIQIIPKIENQEGVENIDEILAVSDGLMVARGDLGVEIPAEEVPLVQKMLIKKCNELGKPVITATQMLDSMQRNPRPTRAEASDVANAIFDGTDAIMLSGETAAGNYPVEAVLTMHKIASRAESSLNYKNLLSSKSKESKTTITDAISQSVSFTALNLEADAVITATEKGQTARMISKYRPKAPIIAVTSNEDVCRKLALVWGVTPVLGEKAATTDEMFQVAIDSALKADAVKHGSLVVITAGVPVGESGSTNLMKVHIIGDVLAKAQGIGQSSASGKVVIAKTAKEAVEKMTKGAILVTVGTDRDMISAFEKAAAVITEEGGLTSHAAVCGVSMSIPVIVGLQNATDIFTDGQEITIDASVGYIYDGRKNVI encoded by the coding sequence ATGCGCAAAACAAAAATCGTTTGTACTATAGGTCCGGCAAGCGAAAGCATTGATAAACTAAAAGATTTAATGAACGCTGGAATGAATGTTTCCCGTCTTAATTTTTCCCACGGTGATTTTGATGAGCATGGACAAAGAATCAAAAATATCCGTGAAGCCTCAAAAGAACTTGGCAAAACAGTTGCTATTCTTTTAGACACAAAAGGTCCAGAAATTCGTACTCAAACACTTGAAGGCGGAGTTGCAGAGCTTGTAGCTGGAAATGAACTTATCATATCCATGGAAGAAGTAATCGGAAATGATAAAAAGATTTCAGTAACCTATCCAGGTCTTGTTGAAGATGTTGAAGTAGGATCAAGAATCTTGCTTGATGATGGACTTATTGAGCTTGAAGTTATGGAGATCGGCAGCAAAGAACTGACTACGAAAATTTTAAACTCTGGAACTTTAAAGAACAAGAAAGGTGTTAACGTACCTAATGTCAGCGTGAAGCTGCCTGGCATAACAGACAAAGATGCAAAGGATATTGAGTTTGGAATTCAGCAAGGTGTTGACTTTATTGCTGCATCTTTTGTTCGCCGTGCAACAGATGTTCTTGAAATCCGTGAAATTTTGGACAGACATCAAGCTAATCATATTCAAATCATCCCTAAGATCGAGAACCAAGAAGGTGTCGAAAACATTGATGAAATTCTTGCTGTTTCTGATGGTTTGATGGTAGCGCGCGGAGATTTAGGTGTTGAGATTCCAGCTGAAGAAGTGCCGCTTGTTCAAAAAATGCTTATAAAAAAGTGTAATGAACTTGGAAAGCCGGTTATTACTGCGACACAGATGCTTGATTCTATGCAGCGCAACCCGCGCCCGACACGCGCAGAAGCGAGTGACGTAGCCAACGCTATTTTTGACGGTACAGATGCAATCATGTTATCTGGGGAAACTGCAGCTGGTAACTATCCAGTTGAAGCAGTATTAACGATGCATAAGATTGCAAGCCGTGCTGAAAGTTCATTAAATTATAAGAACCTTCTATCTTCAAAGAGCAAGGAAAGCAAAACAACGATTACAGATGCGATCTCACAATCTGTTTCATTTACTGCTTTGAATTTAGAAGCTGATGCTGTTATTACTGCTACAGAAAAAGGTCAAACTGCACGCATGATATCAAAATACCGTCCAAAAGCACCAATTATCGCTGTAACAAGCAATGAAGATGTTTGCCGCAAGCTTGCGTTAGTGTGGGGTGTTACACCGGTTTTAGGTGAGAAAGCAGCAACGACAGATGAAATGTTCCAGGTTGCGATTGATTCTGCACTTAAAGCAGACGCTGTTAAGCATGGCAGCTTAGTTGTCATTACGGCAGGAGTTCCTGTTGGTGAATCTGGATCAACAAACTTGATGAAGGTTCATATCATCGGAGATGTACTTGCTAAAGCGCAAGGTATTGGACAATCATCGGCGTCAGGTAAAGTAGTCATAGCGAAAACAGCAAAAGAGGCTGTTGAAAAAATGACAAAAGGAGCAATACTTGTTACGGTTGGAACCGATCGTGATATGATCTCTGCATTTGAAAAAGCCGCTGCTGTTATAACAGAAGAAGGCGGTCTTACAAGCCATGCTGCTGTTTGCGGAGTATCTATGAGCATACCTGTAATCGTCGGGCTTCAAAATGCGACAGACATTTTTACTGATGGCCAGGAAATTACGATCGACGCATCAGTTGGATATATTTATGACGGCAGGAAGAATGTAATCTAA
- the pfkA gene encoding 6-phosphofructokinase, producing MKRIGVLTSGGDSPGMNAAIRAVVRKGIYHDLEVYGIYNGYAGLISGNIKKLELGSVGDIIHRGGTMLHSARCLEFKTPEGQQKGIEQLKKYGIEGLVVIGGDGSFQGAKKLSEQGYPTIGVPGTIDNDIPGTDFTIGFDTALNTIIDAIDKIRDTATSHERTYIIEVMGRDAGDLALWAGLADGAETILIPEEEHKMEQVVQKLQRGHERGKKHSIIIVAEGCGSGVDVAKEIETLTGFETRVTVLGHIQRGGSPTAFDRVLASRLGAQAVELLLQGKAGRTVGIENNKLVDYDITEVLSRKHSIDRDMYRLSQELSI from the coding sequence ATGAAACGGATAGGAGTTTTAACAAGCGGCGGGGATTCTCCGGGTATGAATGCCGCAATTCGTGCGGTTGTCCGAAAAGGTATATATCATGATTTAGAAGTTTATGGGATATACAATGGTTATGCAGGACTGATTTCAGGGAATATAAAAAAACTAGAGCTTGGCTCTGTTGGTGATATTATTCATAGAGGCGGAACGATGCTTCATTCTGCCCGCTGCCTGGAGTTTAAAACACCAGAAGGTCAGCAAAAAGGAATTGAACAGCTGAAAAAATACGGAATTGAAGGATTAGTTGTAATCGGTGGTGACGGTTCATTCCAAGGAGCGAAGAAACTATCTGAACAAGGATACCCTACGATTGGGGTTCCCGGAACAATTGATAATGACATTCCTGGAACTGATTTCACAATTGGTTTTGATACAGCACTTAATACAATTATTGATGCGATTGATAAAATCCGTGACACAGCTACATCGCATGAACGGACGTATATTATTGAGGTAATGGGACGCGATGCAGGTGATCTTGCACTTTGGGCAGGACTTGCCGATGGAGCAGAGACAATTCTTATTCCAGAAGAAGAACATAAAATGGAACAAGTTGTACAGAAGCTGCAAAGAGGGCACGAACGCGGCAAGAAGCACAGTATTATCATCGTTGCAGAAGGCTGCGGAAGCGGTGTAGACGTTGCAAAAGAGATTGAAACTTTGACAGGCTTTGAAACAAGAGTGACCGTTTTGGGTCATATTCAGCGCGGAGGATCACCTACTGCATTCGACCGTGTATTAGCCAGCCGTCTTGGAGCTCAAGCTGTTGAACTGCTATTGCAGGGCAAAGCTGGACGAACTGTAGGTATTGAAAATAATAAACTTGTGGATTATGACATTACAGAGGTTTTATCTAGAAAGCATTCGATAGATAGAGATATGTACAGATTATCTCAGGAACTATCCATATAA
- the accA gene encoding acetyl-CoA carboxylase carboxyl transferase subunit alpha, whose translation MAAELDFERPIHELEKKIAELKSFMEEKDIDLTDEIQRLEEKLSRLENSTYSEMKPWDRVQIARHAERPTTLDYISYLFTDFIELHGDRLFGDDEAIVGGVAFYKGLPVTVIGHQRGKDTKENLRRNFGMPHPEGYRKALRLMKQAEKFNRPIICFIDTKGAYPGKAAEERGQSEAIARNLVEMAGLTVPVICIVIGEGGSGGALALGVGNYVHMLENSTYSVISPEGAAAILWKDASLAKKAAESMRITAPDLKELGIIDEIIEEVKGGAHKDPKRQAEEIDSVLESSLNNLLSMSQDELIEQRYEKYKNIGQFGFVNDSIVVK comes from the coding sequence ATGGCGGCAGAGCTAGATTTTGAAAGACCGATACACGAACTCGAAAAGAAAATAGCAGAATTAAAGTCTTTTATGGAAGAGAAAGATATTGATCTTACAGATGAAATTCAAAGACTTGAGGAAAAGCTTTCTAGATTGGAAAACAGCACATATTCCGAGATGAAACCATGGGATCGTGTACAAATTGCCAGACATGCTGAACGCCCTACTACCCTTGATTATATCAGCTATTTATTCACGGACTTTATTGAACTTCATGGAGACCGTCTATTTGGTGATGATGAAGCAATCGTTGGAGGAGTAGCTTTTTATAAAGGTCTTCCAGTTACTGTGATCGGGCACCAGAGAGGAAAAGATACAAAAGAAAATCTGCGCAGAAACTTTGGTATGCCTCATCCAGAAGGTTATCGAAAAGCTTTAAGATTGATGAAACAGGCTGAGAAGTTTAATCGGCCGATCATTTGTTTTATCGATACGAAGGGTGCATACCCTGGTAAGGCGGCTGAAGAACGAGGACAGAGTGAAGCGATCGCCCGCAATCTGGTAGAAATGGCAGGATTAACAGTTCCTGTTATTTGTATTGTGATTGGAGAAGGCGGGAGCGGGGGTGCATTAGCTCTTGGTGTGGGTAACTATGTTCACATGCTTGAGAACTCTACGTATTCTGTTATCTCACCAGAAGGGGCAGCTGCAATACTCTGGAAAGATGCTTCACTAGCCAAAAAAGCAGCTGAATCTATGAGAATAACTGCTCCTGATTTAAAAGAGCTAGGAATTATTGATGAAATTATTGAAGAAGTAAAAGGCGGAGCTCATAAAGATCCAAAACGTCAAGCAGAAGAAATTGACAGTGTCTTAGAGTCTTCATTGAACAATTTACTTTCAATGTCTCAAGATGAATTAATTGAGCAGCGTTATGAAAAATATAAAAATATCGGACAATTTGGGTTTGTAAACGATTCCATTGTTGTTAAATAA
- the accD gene encoding acetyl-CoA carboxylase, carboxyltransferase subunit beta — MIKGLFVKKKKYATIPTGKVKQDVPEGIMSKCPECKHIMVTKELKKNLLVCQGCQYHYSMSSQERIASLIDEGTFTEYDANMISKNPLGFPDYLEKLESDRKKTKINEAVVTGEGQISGMDVSLAVMDSRFRMGSMGSVVGEKITRAIEKAIENENPFIIFTASGGARMQEGVLSLMQMAKTSVALKKLSDKGLLFISVMTHPTTGGVSASFASVGDYNFAEPKALIGFAGRRIIEQTIRQELPDDFQTAEFLLKHGQLDGVIHRSDMKKTLGTLLKIHSEGRG, encoded by the coding sequence ATGATTAAAGGATTGTTCGTAAAAAAGAAAAAATATGCCACAATTCCTACTGGTAAAGTAAAACAGGATGTACCAGAAGGGATTATGAGTAAATGTCCGGAATGCAAGCACATTATGGTCACGAAAGAATTAAAGAAAAACCTGCTTGTATGCCAAGGCTGTCAGTACCATTATTCGATGTCTTCTCAGGAAAGAATAGCGAGTCTGATAGATGAGGGTACTTTTACTGAATATGACGCAAATATGATTTCAAAGAATCCATTGGGGTTTCCTGATTATCTTGAAAAACTTGAGAGTGACCGAAAAAAAACAAAAATCAATGAAGCAGTTGTAACAGGAGAAGGACAAATAAGTGGTATGGACGTATCGCTGGCTGTGATGGATTCCCGTTTTAGAATGGGAAGCATGGGTTCTGTAGTAGGTGAGAAGATTACACGTGCTATCGAGAAAGCCATCGAAAATGAAAATCCTTTTATCATCTTCACTGCTTCAGGCGGCGCTCGTATGCAAGAAGGCGTTCTTAGTCTTATGCAGATGGCGAAGACAAGCGTGGCTTTGAAGAAACTCAGTGACAAGGGACTTTTGTTTATTTCCGTTATGACTCATCCGACTACTGGCGGTGTTTCAGCGAGCTTCGCATCAGTAGGAGATTATAACTTTGCCGAACCAAAAGCACTCATAGGGTTTGCAGGCAGAAGAATCATTGAACAGACAATTAGACAGGAACTGCCGGATGATTTTCAGACAGCAGAATTCTTATTGAAGCATGGTCAGCTGGATGGTGTAATTCACCGCAGCGATATGAAGAAAACGCTGGGTACATTATTAAAGATTCACTCAGAAGGGAGGGGTTAA
- a CDS encoding FadR/GntR family transcriptional regulator has translation MSVQPTEKVYIEILKKIQAIIVEDRLKAGDKLPSERELSDRLNAGRSSVREALRALELLGLIETRRGEGTFIREATGHRLVEVLASFILNDEKARHDLQETRNIVIKDCIELATMRITSLDISKLEKLIQKMEQSAQEINNLCKAFEKNVIQSCGNHLLYRLYVELTGYGSSLKGTDSNWSPEFCKEVLSLLAGKNAQKLTDLLSKQNDALNAIE, from the coding sequence ATGTCTGTCCAGCCTACCGAAAAAGTATATATTGAAATTTTAAAGAAAATTCAAGCCATTATTGTGGAAGACCGTCTTAAAGCAGGTGACAAGCTCCCTTCAGAAAGAGAGCTCAGTGACCGCTTAAATGCAGGAAGATCTTCTGTCCGTGAAGCTTTAAGAGCTCTTGAGCTGCTTGGCTTGATCGAAACGAGAAGAGGCGAGGGTACTTTTATTCGCGAGGCAACAGGACACAGACTGGTAGAAGTACTCGCATCATTTATTCTTAACGATGAAAAGGCCAGGCACGATCTGCAAGAAACACGAAATATAGTCATTAAAGACTGCATAGAACTTGCAACAATGAGAATCACTTCTTTAGATATAAGTAAACTAGAGAAGTTAATACAGAAGATGGAACAAAGCGCTCAAGAAATCAATAATCTCTGTAAAGCATTCGAAAAAAATGTAATTCAGTCATGCGGTAATCATCTTCTTTATCGTTTATATGTGGAACTTACGGGTTATGGGTCATCATTAAAAGGAACAGATTCAAATTGGTCTCCAGAATTTTGCAAGGAAGTTCTTTCTCTTCTTGCAGGTAAGAATGCACAAAAGTTAACGGATCTGTTATCAAAACAAAACGATGCCCTAAACGCAATCGAATAG
- a CDS encoding NAD(P)-dependent malic enzyme: MSTLREEALHMHRTHQGKLESKSKVPVRNAKDLSLAYSPGVAEPCKDIYDDKSKVYDYTMKGNTVAVVSDGTAVLGLGNIGPEAALPVMEGKAVLFKSFAGVDAFPICLSTTDVDKIVETVKLLEPTFGGVNLEDIAAPNCFVVEERLKKETNIPIFHDDQHGTAIVTLAGLVNALKLTGREMSKIKVVVNGAGAAGIAIIKLLDRFGVKDIIMCDTKGAIYEGRPFGMNSVKTEVASFTNRTKQEGTLADVISGTDVFVGVSVEGALTKSMVESMNPEPIIFAMANPNPEIMPHEAREAGAMVIGTGRSDFPNQVNNVLAFPGIFRGALDVRATHINEEMKIAAVHAIASLVNPIELSAEYVIPAPFDPRVAPAVAAAVATAAMETGVARIRVNPADIAEKTKRLAIIGKDE, translated from the coding sequence ATGTCTACTTTACGAGAAGAAGCTCTACACATGCACAGAACACATCAAGGAAAACTGGAATCAAAATCAAAGGTGCCAGTACGTAATGCAAAGGATTTAAGCCTTGCCTATTCTCCTGGTGTTGCAGAACCTTGTAAGGATATTTATGATGACAAATCAAAAGTCTATGATTATACGATGAAAGGGAATACTGTAGCTGTTGTCTCAGACGGAACAGCTGTATTAGGTTTAGGCAATATTGGTCCTGAAGCAGCTCTCCCTGTTATGGAAGGAAAAGCAGTATTGTTTAAAAGTTTCGCAGGCGTTGATGCTTTTCCAATCTGTTTAAGCACAACGGACGTGGATAAGATTGTTGAAACGGTTAAGCTGCTGGAGCCTACTTTTGGCGGTGTGAATTTAGAAGATATTGCAGCACCTAATTGTTTTGTAGTTGAAGAACGATTGAAAAAAGAAACAAATATCCCTATCTTTCACGATGATCAGCACGGAACCGCTATTGTTACCTTGGCAGGTCTCGTTAACGCACTGAAATTAACCGGCCGTGAAATGTCTAAAATCAAAGTAGTCGTAAACGGTGCAGGTGCAGCTGGTATTGCGATTATTAAATTATTAGACCGCTTTGGTGTTAAAGACATCATTATGTGTGATACGAAAGGCGCTATTTATGAAGGGCGCCCATTTGGTATGAATTCTGTTAAAACAGAAGTTGCATCATTTACTAATCGAACAAAACAAGAAGGTACTCTTGCTGATGTGATTAGTGGTACAGATGTTTTTGTAGGCGTGTCTGTTGAAGGTGCACTGACTAAATCTATGGTGGAATCTATGAATCCAGAGCCAATCATTTTTGCAATGGCTAATCCTAACCCGGAAATTATGCCTCACGAAGCACGTGAAGCAGGTGCAATGGTTATTGGGACCGGCCGATCCGATTTCCCTAACCAAGTTAACAATGTATTAGCTTTCCCGGGAATTTTCCGTGGAGCTTTAGATGTACGAGCAACTCATATAAACGAAGAAATGAAAATTGCAGCGGTTCATGCTATTGCAAGTCTTGTTAATCCGATAGAATTAAGCGCAGAATATGTTATTCCTGCTCCGTTTGATCCAAGAGTAGCTCCTGCGGTAGCAGCAGCTGTAGCAACAGCAGCTATGGAAACAGGTGTAGCAAGAATTCGTGTGAATCCAGCAGACATCGCTGAAAAGACAAAGAGACTTGCCATCATCGGAAAAGATGAATGA
- the dnaE gene encoding DNA polymerase III subunit alpha, translating into MGFVPLHIHSEYSLLESSCRIDALVERAAESGFSALALTDKANMYGALKFYTACKKAGIKPILGLEAEIRKSDSESDSHTEQWSKILLYAQNNEGYQNLLRLSTLMQTKQGGDITPVTHEELSIHSKGLIALSSGPEGEIQQYLSAERSKANLLERCIRFYQDVFPERFYIGLEDHGTGFEKTLNLQLQSIAREFNLPLLCAHETYYLHAEDAKAHDVLVCIKNGEKINNPDRYKLPTGEFYFKSHSEMERLFSHSSEVLEETQRLADMCSLELTLGEIALPKYPVPGDRDSFEYLTELCLKGVKNRFDTVTPEIENRLQYELNTIKNMNFEDYFLIVWDFMKYAHDVKMITGPGRGSAAGSLVAYVLEITNVDPIHHSLIFERFLNPERITMPDIDIDFPDNRRDEVLKYVAEKYGTDYVAQIITFGTLAARAAVRDAGRVMDLPPGLIDQTAKNIPSRPGISLENALQESHGLQQAFQSDPSVKKLIEIAMKLESLPRHASTHAAGVVLSRNPLVQTVPLQTGHDGIALTQYSMEWLEAAGLLKMDFLGLRNLSLIENILHSIEKNEQIKINLNEISFTDPKTFELLSQGDTTGVFQLESDGMRKVLQQLKPTEFEDIVAVNALYRPGPMKNIPDYIAGKNGLKTVEYMHPDLEPILKNTYGVIVYQEQIMQIATKAAGFTLGEADLLRRAVGKKKREILMKEREHFVAGCLKQGYDEKSADALYDLIVRFADYGFPRSHAVAYSVIAYQLAFLKANYPIHFMAALLSSVIGNHDKVNQYIKESMQKGVPIFPPSIKKSTAIFTPEESGIRFGLLAIKNVGINAIHTLMQENKKEPFQDLFDICARCPQKIVNKRTLESLIFAGAMDDLGEDRAVLLASLETAIEYGEEFQEISRKNQMYLFDDDINLPKPSYVHVQPFQDSEKLKFEKESLGFFFSSHPLERFRTVLKSWTATDIASIEGKNPSVRLGVLIDKVRVIKTKKGELMAFLSISDESGEIEAVVFPKVYESYHGLLQKGEQLFLEGSVEQRNDALQVLISKCKPLHELKVKEQAALFIKIDKQHHSPEYLNAIKQILDQSIGNIPVVLIYEETKQKVQISQKIDATEDLLLELKSVAGEGNIAFKRN; encoded by the coding sequence ATGGGATTTGTTCCTCTGCATATACATAGCGAGTATTCTCTTCTCGAAAGTTCTTGCCGCATAGACGCACTTGTAGAACGAGCAGCTGAATCAGGTTTTTCTGCATTGGCATTAACAGATAAAGCCAATATGTATGGAGCATTAAAATTTTATACGGCGTGCAAAAAAGCGGGTATAAAACCAATTTTAGGTTTAGAGGCGGAAATTAGAAAATCAGATTCAGAAAGTGATTCACATACAGAACAATGGAGTAAAATCCTTTTATATGCACAAAACAATGAAGGATATCAGAATCTGCTAAGGCTATCGACACTAATGCAAACAAAGCAGGGTGGAGATATCACACCTGTAACACATGAAGAACTTTCCATACATTCTAAAGGTCTGATTGCTTTATCTTCAGGTCCAGAAGGGGAGATTCAACAGTATCTTTCCGCTGAAAGAAGTAAAGCGAATTTGCTGGAAAGATGTATTCGTTTTTATCAAGATGTTTTTCCGGAACGTTTCTACATTGGTCTGGAGGATCATGGTACAGGCTTTGAGAAAACATTAAACCTTCAACTTCAGTCCATTGCAAGAGAATTTAATCTTCCGCTCCTTTGTGCGCATGAAACCTATTATTTACATGCAGAGGATGCAAAGGCTCATGATGTTCTAGTTTGCATCAAAAATGGAGAGAAGATAAATAATCCTGACAGGTATAAACTGCCTACAGGAGAATTTTATTTTAAATCTCACAGTGAAATGGAAAGGTTATTCTCCCATTCATCTGAAGTATTAGAAGAAACTCAAAGACTAGCGGACATGTGCAGCCTTGAGCTCACTTTAGGAGAGATTGCACTTCCGAAATATCCTGTTCCGGGTGATAGAGACAGTTTTGAATATTTGACAGAGTTATGCTTAAAAGGTGTAAAGAATAGATTTGATACGGTGACTCCTGAAATCGAAAACCGTCTCCAATATGAGCTTAATACTATTAAGAACATGAATTTTGAAGATTATTTCCTGATCGTATGGGATTTTATGAAGTATGCACATGATGTAAAGATGATAACCGGACCTGGAAGAGGTTCGGCTGCGGGATCTTTAGTTGCATATGTGCTTGAGATCACCAATGTGGATCCGATTCATCATAGTCTCATTTTTGAACGGTTTCTTAATCCTGAACGGATTACGATGCCTGATATTGACATAGATTTCCCGGATAATCGCCGCGATGAAGTTTTGAAGTATGTTGCGGAAAAGTACGGTACAGATTATGTAGCTCAAATTATTACTTTCGGTACGCTTGCTGCAAGAGCTGCTGTTAGAGACGCAGGCAGAGTAATGGACTTGCCTCCGGGCCTGATTGATCAAACTGCGAAAAATATTCCTTCTAGACCAGGAATCTCTTTAGAAAATGCATTACAAGAATCACATGGTTTACAGCAGGCGTTTCAATCAGATCCAAGTGTTAAAAAGCTTATTGAAATTGCGATGAAACTTGAGAGTCTTCCGAGGCATGCCTCAACCCATGCTGCAGGGGTGGTACTCTCCCGAAACCCTCTTGTGCAGACGGTTCCCTTGCAAACAGGACATGATGGAATTGCGTTAACTCAGTACAGTATGGAGTGGCTTGAAGCTGCCGGGCTATTGAAAATGGATTTTCTCGGTCTGCGCAATCTTTCATTAATCGAAAATATTTTGCATTCTATAGAAAAAAATGAACAAATCAAGATCAATCTGAATGAAATATCGTTTACTGATCCAAAAACTTTTGAACTTCTTTCACAAGGAGACACGACAGGAGTTTTTCAATTAGAATCGGATGGCATGCGAAAAGTTCTGCAGCAGCTTAAGCCGACTGAATTTGAAGACATTGTTGCTGTCAATGCCTTATACAGACCAGGACCTATGAAGAACATACCAGATTATATCGCTGGCAAAAACGGACTGAAAACAGTGGAGTACATGCATCCTGATCTGGAACCTATTTTAAAGAACACGTACGGAGTTATCGTATACCAGGAACAGATCATGCAGATCGCAACAAAAGCAGCTGGCTTTACACTAGGTGAAGCAGATCTGCTAAGAAGAGCAGTAGGAAAGAAAAAGCGTGAAATTTTAATGAAAGAACGCGAACATTTTGTTGCAGGCTGTTTAAAACAGGGATATGATGAAAAGTCTGCAGATGCTTTATATGATCTGATTGTACGGTTTGCTGATTATGGTTTTCCAAGAAGCCATGCAGTAGCTTACAGTGTTATCGCTTATCAGCTCGCCTTTTTAAAGGCAAATTACCCGATTCATTTTATGGCAGCATTACTTTCTAGCGTTATTGGCAATCATGATAAAGTAAATCAGTATATTAAGGAATCGATGCAAAAGGGAGTTCCGATTTTCCCTCCCTCTATTAAAAAGAGTACAGCAATTTTTACACCAGAAGAATCAGGAATCCGCTTTGGTCTTTTGGCCATAAAAAACGTAGGAATAAATGCCATTCATACCTTGATGCAGGAAAATAAAAAAGAGCCATTTCAAGACCTATTTGATATATGCGCTCGGTGTCCCCAAAAAATTGTGAACAAAAGAACACTGGAGTCTTTGATTTTTGCAGGAGCGATGGATGATTTAGGAGAAGATAGAGCTGTATTGCTAGCTTCTCTCGAAACAGCAATTGAATATGGAGAAGAATTTCAGGAAATATCGAGAAAAAATCAGATGTACCTGTTTGATGATGATATTAATCTCCCTAAACCTTCTTATGTCCATGTTCAGCCTTTTCAGGATAGTGAGAAACTGAAATTCGAGAAAGAATCATTAGGTTTTTTCTTCTCATCACACCCTTTAGAAAGATTCCGCACTGTGCTTAAAAGCTGGACAGCAACTGACATAGCTAGTATTGAGGGAAAAAACCCTTCTGTACGACTTGGTGTTTTAATAGATAAAGTCCGCGTTATAAAAACAAAAAAAGGAGAACTAATGGCCTTTCTTTCAATAAGTGATGAAAGCGGTGAGATTGAGGCTGTCGTTTTCCCAAAAGTGTACGAGTCATATCATGGGCTTCTGCAAAAAGGAGAGCAACTGTTTTTGGAAGGAAGTGTTGAACAGCGAAATGATGCATTGCAAGTATTGATAAGTAAATGCAAGCCGCTGCATGAACTGAAAGTAAAAGAGCAAGCTGCTTTGTTTATCAAAATCGATAAACAGCATCATTCACCAGAATATTTGAACGCGATCAAGCAAATATTGGATCAATCAATAGGAAACATTCCCGTTGTTTTGATCTATGAAGAAACAAAACAAAAAGTTCAGATCTCACAAAAGATTGATGCTACAGAGGATTTGCTCTTGGAGCTTAAATCCGTTGCAGGCGAAGGTAACATAGCATTTAAAAGAAATTAA
- a CDS encoding YtrH family sporulation protein codes for MVRDFFANIILDFAIAFGVLLGGALIGGLAAFLVGKAPILEMMELAKKLKIWAIVAAIGGTFDTISNFERSFENGATFEIFKQLTYIFVAIAGANTAIILIQWLSQEQID; via the coding sequence ATGGTACGCGATTTTTTTGCAAATATAATTCTTGATTTTGCTATTGCATTTGGTGTGCTTCTAGGAGGAGCGCTTATAGGCGGACTCGCAGCATTTCTTGTTGGAAAAGCCCCTATTCTCGAAATGATGGAACTGGCTAAAAAACTAAAAATCTGGGCAATCGTTGCAGCAATCGGAGGCACATTTGATACCATATCAAACTTTGAAAGAAGCTTTGAAAATGGAGCAACTTTTGAGATTTTTAAGCAGCTCACCTATATCTTTGTTGCAATAGCAGGTGCTAATACGGCAATTATATTAATTCAATGGCTAAGCCAGGAACAAATAGACTAA
- the ytrI gene encoding sporulation membrane protein YtrI: MRIPPLYHRKGYQRFFAGVAIGFIIGWAFFLFQGGLAHERLIHLVKEQKSELDDYKKKNEILTSDDKKANEELAKKFKLHEINVRFSNTSSDKLSNLTKLHLTKAVEDDLEHLIGEDTETIAKSHVLLEQAIENKPFQLDDEQKYEVKIDHLYLTTGILRIYISARVIE; this comes from the coding sequence ATGAGGATTCCGCCGCTCTATCACCGAAAAGGCTATCAGCGTTTTTTTGCAGGAGTCGCCATCGGCTTCATCATCGGCTGGGCATTTTTCCTTTTTCAAGGCGGGTTAGCGCATGAACGACTAATTCATTTAGTAAAAGAACAAAAGTCAGAGTTAGATGATTACAAGAAAAAAAATGAAATTCTCACTTCTGATGATAAGAAAGCAAATGAAGAACTGGCAAAGAAATTCAAACTGCATGAAATTAATGTCCGTTTTTCAAATACCTCATCTGATAAATTATCTAACCTGACTAAGCTGCATTTAACAAAAGCAGTTGAGGATGATCTGGAGCATCTGATAGGTGAGGATACCGAGACAATCGCAAAAAGTCATGTTTTACTCGAACAAGCTATCGAAAATAAGCCGTTTCAGCTTGATGATGAACAAAAATACGAGGTGAAAATTGATCATTTATATCTGACCACAGGAATACTCCGAATTTATATTTCAGCGCGTGTGATTGAATGA